CTGCCCGCCCAGCGGCGCGACCCCAGGCCCGGCTCCGTCGCTGCTTCTCCCTCACCGAAGCCCTTGATGAGTTCCGTGAAGACACCCGGGTCGCTCTCCATAAGGCACCACTCGCCGGCGCTGCTCCCTCCCGACATGGCGGCGGCCTGCACACCCTCTCAGGTTCGCCGCCGCCGGCCGGTTAAGCTGCGAGGTCGCCGCACGCCGCTCCCTTCCCGGCAGGCCCCGCGGCCCACGCCGTGCCTGTCATCTCTATGGTGAGGCGGGGCGGGAGCAGGAAACTGCGGCAAGGATTGTATCCGGGGCAGCTGCCCGCTCCCGGCGGTAGCACCGTCccggctgcagaaggactgccTCTGCACTGTAGCTCTACTCCTGCAGAACAGAAAAGCGGCAGATGGAGGAAAGCCCCCGTGCCATGCAGAGAGCGGTTCTGGCTCCGCGGCGTAGCTCCATCCGGGCACTGGGGTGCGGTGGGCGCGGCCCCATCCGGGTCCCGGGGATGCTGTCAGGGCGCCGGCTGGGCGGGGCGGGACTGCGGGAGACATCGAGCCCTCGGCGGTCTGAGTGGGAGCTGCACTGCTTGCCTCCCGCGCCCGGAGACGGCTCCACCACCGCCCACCGGCCCGCCCCTCCCTATTGCCCTGCAGTCCGGTGGCCGCCgcagctccctggggctgctccattACTCGGCATcggaggctgtgctgggccgGGTAGGCCGTGCCCTGCGGCCCCTCCCAGGCCGCGGCCTCGCAGGCAAGTCGCGCCTCCCGGGAGGGTCACTGAGGGCCGGGGCAGCGGGCTGGCTTCGACCAGGTAGCCCGCGGCGCGGGTGTGGGTCCCGCTCGGTGTCAGCCCCGATGGGGAGCGGGCGAACTCTCCAGTGGGATTGACATGGATGTAGAAGGTATTTGGAGAGGCCGTCACTGTAAATGGGCACCTCCCGCTTGGCACCTGGGCGTTGGAAAACCCGTGAGGGGATTAATGGACGCGTCATCGTGTTTATCATCTTTATAGAAACGGGCTCGTAGCTTTTCGAGACAACTTTGGATGCTTTTTCCTCGTAGTTTTATTCTGTGTTAGCTAGGATGCCTTTTCTCTCCAGTCgatttttgaaaacaaatagacttttaaagacattttgttTCTTATGGAAACGAGGCGTAAATAGTGAAAGTTACAGATAAGAGGTAGTTTTTAAAAGCCACGTTATGGTACGGCCACATAAAGATACTTGTCAACCCAGTGCTGTATAAGCTGCTTCAGACCACCAAAGTCGTGTTTTACATATGGATTAACCTGTATCATATTtggaatgtatttttaaaaatctttttgacTTTTTCTTTAGTAATAGCAACCATGAATTTTAGTTTGGCAGTTTTGTTATAAAGTGGCtttcaaaagctttttcttaCTGCTATTGGCATTCATGTAGCTCAGAAATTGGAATTGCTTCTGGAGACAGAATTTAATTGATAAATCTTCCACAAGTGTTTTCAATTTGAGttcactgctgcagctcagcaggtgAATAGTAGAGTCATAGTGCATATTTGCGTTTATCCATCCGTGAGGGTGCAAGTTATCTGCGTTGTACATttgttaaaggaaaaaataagctTCAggtcagggcagaggagaggcacTGATTAGAGGGAGGGAATAGAAAATTTGAGAGCTTGAAATGTAAAGTAGTAGAAGTGGCCAACATGATTTGAATAGTTGGATACTGAATAGGTGCTTCTCCAAGTGTGGCTGCTTACTAGTGAATTTAGTGGTTTACATCAGCTACTGCAGATTTCAGGGGTAATCTTTAAAgtataaatttattttaaagaatttaCAATCTGTATTAGGATCCAAAGGATTTTGTTGGCTTGAAGCTCTTTCTAAATCCCTGAGATTTAGCTGTTTGAGGTAAGACTGGTTTGTATCCTAGGTTGCTTATCAGAAGGCATTAATAACTTTGTAAAGGTTTCAGGGTAGAGATGAGAATGGTAGCTAATTTGAATTAGTGACTACAAAACCAAGCATCAGGACAAGTGAGACTCTCTGAGtgagaattaaaataaaatggacAAACCAGATGGAACCTGTGCAAATGGAAAAacgtaggaaaaaaattataaaatattcAGAGTCTCTTATGATCTCACTCTGCTGGttatattaaaaatgttttgttaaCCAAACGTATGGTCTTTCAAGTTCAGTTTAAGTGTTGGTAATCTGTAGGCGACTGAAAAGAGTTTACCCATTAGTTTCATTTTAATGTAGTAATATTTATTATGGAGGGGTATCCGATTTTTCGCAGGGTTTTGTATATATGGGGAGATCTCATTACTCATGTGTGATCCTTTGTGCTTCCTGTCCTTACTTTTGCTTCAAGGTAAATGGTGTTTTGCAGTATCTTTCTAAATACCCTTtctggttgggcttttttttttttttcctcttagaaATAAACTAATGGATGCTGActgatttggggatttttttttttttaatgtttgttgTGAAACATTGCCTCCTGTTTAATGAAACTGGTTAATGGAGATGTATTGAAACAAAATGTATTTAGACATTAAAATGTAATGATATGGTATGCTGCATTGTGAATTCCACCCTTGTTATTTTCAGTATATTTGCATGCTTCAGATGTAGGTGGAAAAAAGTCAGCTCAACCCTGATGTGTGTTTAAATTGGTTTGGCAGGAAACATGGTTAGAATATTTAAGCACTAAGAAATAGCTGAGCAGTGGTGCTCATAATACATGCTGCGTAATACAATGGAAGATATTTCTTAGCTATTTTTTATCTGAAACCcgcattttttaaaaacatgtatCAGTATATGGCTtctattttttggtttttatcaGCATACAGAATATAATGGGAGCCCTGATGATTGTTTATTATTTAATTGAGTGCAGATAGCACATCACTACAGATAGGCAAGAATGGAGGAAGGGCACATTTCTAATTGcttgcagagaaaggaaaattctGTATTGAAGAGGAAATAGGGAATTGGTTTGTAAGTCAATGTGTTACTTACCTAAACCAAGAGAAAATAAGCTGTCTACATGAGTGACATTTATTTGTACTAGCTTATCTTGATAAATGAAACACCATGGCTTTTCTCTTCAGTATCCCAACATGCATGTTGAAAATGGTTATCTGTGATACTTAAAAACAGTTAATTGGATGTCTTTGAAATGTTATTTGTGCGTGCTCGGATTTTAACGTGTGTGTATTTTAAGATCTCTATGTAGGCTttcttggggtttgtttttaattcgaCTTCTTGATGCTATTCAGTATCTTTTTATTGTTTGCTGAGAACTGAGAAAATTGAATTTCTTGTTGCCTTAATAGTTTAGGGATAGTGAAGAttatgaattttctttttcttactctgctgctttcagtttaCTCTGCATTTATTTCAGTTCAAATGATATAGTTTGAATTTTACTATGATGTTCTCCAAGATCTTTTCCCAAGAAAGCTGCAAAAGGACATTACAACAGACACGATTTTTTGTGTGCCACTTATTGGAGTTAATTGAGAAAGTGAATTTGTCACTGATGTAACTCTGAgattgttcttttctttctttccccctaaTCAATACATGTTATTGCACACTTAGAATACACTCATTAAATTTGTGAGGTACAAATTGCAAGTATATAGATAAGCTGTGTTTACTTTGccaagaagtgagaagagagtgGAGTCACCAGGTTTTCACAGTAGTTCCCAATAAGCTTTGTTGTTCTTTCAACAGAACTCTTGGAAGGATAAACAATGGAGGACGAGGAAAACCAAGTGCAGCTCCTGAATGAAAAGCAGGTGCCCAACTCTGAAACTGATTATGTGTGGCATGTCACCGATATGAATCGACTGCAGCGTTTCTTGTGTTTTGGTTCAGAAGGTGGTACTTATTCCATCAAGGAGCAGAAGCTGGGCTTTGAAAATGCAGAAGCTTTAATAAGACTGATTGAAGAGGGTAGAGGTTGTGAAGTTGTTCAAGAAATAAAGACATTTAgccaagaaggcagagctgcaaaACAGGAGCCTCTGCTTTTCGCTCTTGCAGTTTGCTCACAGTGTTCTGATGCAAAAACGAAACAAGCGGCATTTAAAGCTGTTCCTGAGGTGTGTTGCATACCAACCCATCTCTTTACTTTCATCCAATTTAAAAAAGATCTGAAGGAGGGCATGAAATGTGGCATGTGGGGCCGTGCACTGAGGAAAGCTGTTGCAGATTGGTACAATGGAAAGAATGGCATGGCTGTTGCTTTAGCAGTTACAAAATATAAACAAAGAAGTGGTTGGTCTCATAAAGATCTTCTGAGGTTGTCCCACCTAAAACCTGCCAGTGAAGGTAATAAATTTTTATTTACCTGAAAATACTGTGCTTTAAACCTTTTATATTTACTGTGGAACTAGTCTGAAAACCCAAGTACCATTGTAGATTGATGATTTCCTACTGATGATTTATCCTGTAAATTACATCTTAAAAGTCTTGAGTGGTTGTATCAGAAATTGACCTGTTTATCTTCAAGGTAAACAGCTTGTtccatctttttcttccttatgtgaagaaaagataaaataataCATTTCCCTTAATTTTTACCTATTTGCTTACATATTATGAAACAACACTTTTTCTGTTATATGGGAAAATCTGTTGGTTTCAAATATGTTGGGCTCTGTACTTCTAAGGAATAATAATACAGTAATTAAACCTACTGCTGTAAGTTGTGTGTGGTCAACCTTTTTCATACTGGTTGGCAGGTCAGAATGAAACTTACTAACTCATTTGCTTGCTAGAATGATAAATGCCAGCATAAAGAGGGTAATCCtgcttggaatttttttttcttttcaataggAATTGCTATAGTCACTAAATATGTTACCAAAGGGTGGAAAGATGTTCAAGAGGCTTATAAAGACAAAGCAGTTTCCCCTGAGACTGAAAAACTCTTGAAGTATCTGGAGGCTGTGGAGAAAGTAAAACGTTCAAAAGATGAATTGGAAGTTACTCATTTAATAGAGGAATATGGTCTGGTTAGGGAGCATCTCCTGACAAACCATCTGAAATCTAAAGAGGTAGGTAAACATTAACTGTGAACTCTCTTTAGAGTAACACTTTGCAGAGTCagatttccattaaaaaatagcctttgtgttgtttttcaaGTTACTTACCCAAGTTACTAATCTAAAATAATTAGGATCTTTATTTAAAAGTAAATGTACAAATTATATTCACATATTTAATGTACAGATATCCGTTCTTGCAGTTCAGGTatttcatctctctcttttttttttttttttttccttccctcttctctttctgatCATAGGTTTGGAAGGCATTGCTGAAGGACATGTCCATTTCCGTATTGTTGAGAAATTTAGGAAAGCTGACAGCAAATTCAGTGCTTGAACCACGAGGTTCAGAAGTGGCAATAGTATGTGAAAGACTGAGAAATGAGAAACTGCTAAAAAAGGTAAGAACTTTTTCAGAAGCAATGCTAACTTTTGTGGCTTCTCTAATCTTTTCCTACGTTGAATTTCTACAGGCAGCGTCCTGACAAAATATAAAAAGATGTTCTTTGAGGGAACTGTGTGGTTCTAATGTTTTCAAAATCAGCAGTGGAATACCtgcatctttattttaaaacttaacatttctttctttcttttttttcttttttctttttttttttttacaataccCTTCCACCCCCATTTCTGAAACTTTTCTACAAATTAAGTATATTGGCAGCTAGGATCTTTTCTTAAGTTAGCACCGTGACAAGTTTTGAATGTGGACTTTGTCCATTGCTTCTTAGCCTTGTAATTAAGAATCAGCAATGTGTGCTTAAAAAGTGAATAGAAGTCACTTGTTTAGGGTTCTAGGAAGTGAATGAGGAAACTAGTTTAACAGCTGAGAGGAAGACAGAACAAGGACActttctcctttcaggtaacttTGCTATCCATCAAGGAAGTAAGAGAATGAGAGGCAAAAGAGGGTTTCCCAAAGACAGAACAAAAATGTCAGGAATTTAATGGGAGTGTTTGGTTTGGGtcggttggtttgtttgttttctttctaataGTTTTATGGGTTTGGGAAGATTAAAATCAGGACACTTAACTTGTTCAAGACCATAGCTGAACtgagaaaaacagcagcaggtCCTTCCTTTCTCATCCCAttgctcttccctttccctgatTTCTTCTTTACATTGTGGATACTTATCTGAGGTATTGGAGAAGGCACAGCAAAGATGATGGATGGCACGATACCttgatggaagaaagaaaat
This genomic interval from Indicator indicator isolate 239-I01 chromosome 10, UM_Iind_1.1, whole genome shotgun sequence contains the following:
- the RO60 gene encoding RNA-binding protein RO60, with the protein product MEDEENQVQLLNEKQVPNSETDYVWHVTDMNRLQRFLCFGSEGGTYSIKEQKLGFENAEALIRLIEEGRGCEVVQEIKTFSQEGRAAKQEPLLFALAVCSQCSDAKTKQAAFKAVPEVCCIPTHLFTFIQFKKDLKEGMKCGMWGRALRKAVADWYNGKNGMAVALAVTKYKQRSGWSHKDLLRLSHLKPASEGIAIVTKYVTKGWKDVQEAYKDKAVSPETEKLLKYLEAVEKVKRSKDELEVTHLIEEYGLVREHLLTNHLKSKEVWKALLKDMSISVLLRNLGKLTANSVLEPRGSEVAIVCERLRNEKLLKKGRIHPFHILVALETYKAGHGSRGKLWWRPDENILEALDASFYKTFKTVEPMGKRFFIAVDVSASMTQKVLGSVLSASTVAAAMCMVVARTEKDSHIVAFSHEMVPCPVTADMTLPQILVKMYEIPMGTTDCSLPMIWAQKTQTAADVFIVFTDNETFAGNIQPAAALREYREKMGIPAKLIVCGMTSNGFTIADPDDRGMLDICGFDAGALDVIRNFTLDLI